In one window of Plasmodium cynomolgi strain B DNA, chromosome 13, whole genome shotgun sequence DNA:
- a CDS encoding cytidine diphosphate-diacylglycerol synthase (putative), whose product NVDTFKIRLISSLILIFFSLLTVAAGHFYCSVLVLVLVSFVYREIISLKSVENKDKKLPEIFYIRWYWFFLTILTWGIPWIIPKLKHQIGLFKYMLKYHSIIMFISAFFGLIWFILSLRKFSLKYQFSQIGIILLSSLFIVTQLLMHIANIYSGLIWFIVPVSSVVVNDSFAYIFGVLFGKTKLIELSPKKTVEGFVGSSVITVLYSIGATYLLQNYKFFVCPQNHISFVPFYTLYTTDCEDSAIFKPKYYTLPSQLSSILSINRIYYTNMVLHGLVLSLFAAFLAPFGGFFASGFKRALKIKDFGHSIPGHGGATDRFDCQIFIGMFTYIYLKTFVKIKGRVNYSYDVLIESIQKLDHKEVLRLFNQLKNMIDKKRRKNSDKKKDHHNKHPSKDDKCNGNNRQPLT is encoded by the coding sequence AATGTAGATACGTTTAAAATAAGATTGATCTCATCATTGAtactcatatttttttccttgctaACGGTGGCAGCTGGACACTTCTACTGTTCTGTTCTAGTGCTAGTACTGGTAAGCTTTGTGTATAGAGAAATCATATCTTTGAAGAGCGTAGAAAACAAGGACAAAAAATTgccagaaattttttacataagaTGGTACTGGTTTTTCTTAACCATATTGACATGGGGTATACCGTGGATTATCCCCAAATTGAAACATCAAATAGGACTTTTTAAgtatatgttaaaatatcACTCGATAATTATGTTCATATCAGCGTTTTTTGGACTCATATGGTTTATACTATCTCTAAGAAagttttctttaaaatatcaGTTTTCTCAGATAGGTATCATACTCTTATCTTCCCTATTTATCGTAACCCAATTGTTAATGCACATTGCAAACATTTACTCGGGGTTAATTTGGTTTATAGTACCAGTATCGTCAGTTGTTGTGAATGACTCGTTTGCCTATATATTTGGGGTTCTCtttggaaaaacaaaattgatcgAATTATCCCCAAAGAAGACAGTTGAAGGCTTTGTTGGGTCATCTGTTATAACCGTTTTGTATAGCATAGGTGCTACGTACCTTTTACAAAactataaattttttgtttgtccTCAAAATCACATTTCGTTTGTACCGTTTTATACGTTGTATACGACGGACTGTGAAGATAGTGCCATTTTCAAGCCAAAATATTATACCCTACCAAGTCAGTTATCCTCCATACTGTCTATCAATAGGATATATTACACCAACATGGTTTTGCACGGATTAGTTTTGAGCCTGTTTGCCGCGTTTTTGGCACCCTTTGGTGGCTTCTTTGCATCAGGCTTTAAGAGAGcactaaaaattaaagatttTGGTCATTCCATTCCAGGACATGGTGGAGCTACCGATAGATTTGATtgtcaaatttttattggtATGTTCACCTACATCTATTTGAAAACATTTGTTAAGATTAAAGGGAGGGTTAATTATTCCTATGACGTCCTTATTGAATCAATACAGAAATTGGATCATAAGGAAGTGCTGCGCCTTTTTAATCagctaaaaaatatgatagacaagaagaggaggaaaaatagCGACAAGAAGAAGGACCACCATAACAAGCATCCGTCCAAGGATGACAAGTGCAACGGCAACAACAGGCAGCCGCTGACCTAG
- a CDS encoding RNA binding protein (putative): RNSMNSMNSMNSMNSMNSMSSLNNMNSMNTMNTMSNSTQAFSAEKNEATYGDTRIAEQQQQQQQQQQQCNYQMNNPYNPAPSIPIKLFVSSIPKSLTENDIKTIFEEYGSIKDVVFIKDKKPNVNRANVFVRMESIYYAQKAIQDLHGKKVLCETLGPLIVKFAIGELEKYGVNMHNANENEAKLFVGSLPKEIAEEQIRNLFNRYGNVTEVYIMKNSNGVSKRCAFVNYAYKEQGIFAIQNLNGKIAIENAEKPIEVRFAETKNQLQEKQLLNRALLNPLNNNNTNNNNSNNSNNNNQSNNNNNNAFLQSQQFKNMHVNSFNRYPVHMNYNLQNNATHQRNTNNAAHSPWKQYFSKEDGRPYYHNEITGQTQWHKPRKLEQDFINPLNMNEVSGPVGANIFIFHIPNEWIQNDLLAAFSPFGNIISAHIATEKDTGRNRGFAFVSYDNVDSAINAVKYMNGFLAHKKKLKVTIKKGEEQYVQALLNQRSKLNTADNRRNFMNATPHA; encoded by the coding sequence CGAAACAGCATGAACAGCATGAATAGCATGAACAGCATGAATAGCATGAACAGCATGAGCAGCTTGAACAACATGAACAGCATGAACACCATGAATACTATGAGTAACAGCACGCAGGCATTTAGCGCCGAGAAGAATGAAGCCACCTACGGAGACACAAGGATAGcggagcagcagcaacagcagcaacaacaacaacaacagtgCAACTACCAAATGAATAACCCATACAATCCGGCACCATCCATCCCCATAAAACTCTTTGTCAGCTCTATTCCAAAAAGTTTAACagaaaatgatataaaaacgATATTTGAAGAATACGGAAGTATCAAAGATGTGGTTTTCATAAAAGACAAGAAACCAAACGTAAATCGAGCTAATGTATTCGTCCGAATGGAGTCAATATATTATGCACAAAAGGCCATCCAAGATTTACACGGCAAAAAAGTACTATGTGAAACCTTAGGGCCATTGATAGTCAAATTTGCCATAGGGgagttggaaaaatatgGCGTGAATATGCATAACGCGAATGAAAATGAAGCGAAATTATTTGTTGGCTCTCTTCCAAAGGAGATAGCGGAAGAGCAAATAAGAAATCTATTCAATAGATATGGAAACGTGACAGAAGTATACATCATGAAAAATAGCAACGGGGTTAGTAAAAGGTGTGCTTTTGTTAATTACGCGTACAAGGAACAGGGAATATTTGcaatacaaaatttgaatggaaaaatagcCATCGAAAATGCGGAGAAGCCAATTGAAGTTCGATTTGCAGAGACGAAAAATCAGCTACAGGAAAAGCAGCTATTAAACAGAGCCCTCCTCAACCCGctgaacaacaacaacacCAATAACAACAATAGCAACAATAGTAACAACAATAATCAGAGTAATAACAATAACAACAATGCCTTTTTGCAATCccaacaatttaaaaatatgcatgtCAATTCTTTTAATAGATACCCTGTACATATGAATTATAACTTACAAAACAATGCCACTCACCAGAGAAACACAAATAACGCTGCCCATTCCCCGTGGAAACAATATTTTTCGAAAGAAGATGGACGACCATACTATCACAACGAGATAACAGGACAGACCCAATGGCATAAACCGAGAAAACTTGAACAAGATTTTATTAATCCATTAAATATGAATGAAGTGTCTGGTCCTGTGGGggcaaatattttcattttccacaTCCCAAATGAGTGGATACAAAATGATTTATTAGCtgccttttctccctttggaAATATCATTTCTGCACACATTGCCACGGAAAAGGATACTGGCAGAAACAGAGGGTTCGCTTTCGTTTCCTATGACAATGTAGATAGCGCAATAAATGCTGTTAAATACATGAACGGATTTTTGGCGCATAAGAAGAAGCTCAAAGTCACCATAAAGAAAGGCGAGGAGCAGTACGTACAGGCATTGCTCAACCAGAGGAGCAAGCTGAATACGGCTGACAATCGAAGAAATTTCATGAACGCCACGCCGCATGCGTGA
- a CDS encoding hypothetical protein (putative), with product MKTNQKCFFFLLNKRHYNPPSKRKWSKQNDKYKTRRPLAENSNVHKINIKGEYWKQKHVNKQFVVENGNQDMINEKTSLNFFGYPNISLHSKLGGSLYIEQMDEITLCVIMNKCIKENILESFIWKNLLNRCTKIAHKVNGNVLSYIFKYASQAIFYNHYFFLTMLGNISTNLYSLNIKNCANILYAMNNNNSYYNEEVYKKVVEHSSLLILNRNDIDVNSVLSLISSFYTFNRSAINGYNSDDGNCLNIRKNVNNAYLLFDSIAKTFNRYDLDLSEIDSVCSALLVYCQLDRVNLFFQERNRNVIDKLVSYLNDNIEKLNIKHISILCFADCIFTKGKFLKWNYIFAKIEKECYVLDNNYLSILFYALKDKLVQRKRIYKIIYNHILNDVSNTSLENISLVTYPFLKYGILEEAHSRWGRNGSKNLPQKGNEKKNVYDKGEEVATCAEKGAQNLEVNLSHSFHLFNDFLYGKVKYNITNFSLFQVYLIFKGLYESKFTNDKVEQLKKEITKRICRDVHAMPAYLLTYCMKIVTDNILRDSELITSLKNVSLVYLHIYKKIYLGDRDYTINEGPTLIEDYYSSVRDDEDPSKSDITFLYNEKKKEVNYLSEKYVLDLNLFNPQFKYLREKFGIAREQIEKTLTHSQNFFFNYYLKEKQLANFFYFSIILEENEAPAYFNEVKEVVQNRIARGELKFSPTSILQILRSMDHLHMVQKDNVFFSTILRQLCDEIYSLDLSTFLQFLSIFHKNRISHYYFLRKARYIVSMNRYEFSRNSLLNVRSMIFELSKLL from the exons atgaaaactAATCAGAaatgtttcttcttccttctgaACAAAAGGCATTATAACCCCCCAAGCAAGAGGAAATGGAGTAAGCAAAACGATAAATACAAAACGAGGAGGCCCCTGGCGGAGAATTCGAATGTgcacaaaattaatattaagGGGGAATACTGGAAGCAGAAACATGTGAATAAACAATTTGTTGTGGAAAATGGGAACCAAGATatgataaatgaaaagacaagtttaaatttttttggctatcCAAATATATCACTGCATAGCAAATTGGGGGGCAGCTTATATATTGAACAAATGGACGAAATAACTCTATGTGTAATTATgaataaatgcataaaagaaaacatttTGGAAAGTTTCATTTGGAAGAATCTGCTAAACAGGTGCACAAAAATTGCGCACAAAGTGAATGGAAATGTGTTAAgctatatatttaaatacgCCTCGcaggcaattttttataaccactatttttttctgaccaTGCTTGGGAATATCTCTACCAATTTGTACTccctaaatataaaaaattgtgcaaataTACTCTATGCaatgaataataataacagttATTATAATGAAGAGGTATACAAAAAGGTGGTCGAACACAGTTCCCTTCTTATCTTGAACAGAAACGACATCGATGTTAATAGTGTGTTAAGTTTGATCAGCTCCTTTTACACCTTTAATAGGAGTGCCATAAACGGGTACAACTCCGACGACGGAAACTGCTTAAACATTaggaaaaatgtgaacaacgCGTATTTACTGTTCGATAGCATTGCGAAAACGTTTAATAGGTACGATCTCGATTTGAGTGAAATTGACTCTGTGTGCTCGGCTCTTCTTGTTTATTGCCAGCTAGATAGGGTCAACTTGTTCTTCCAGGAGAGGAACAGAAATGTGATAGACAAATTAGTAAGCTACCTGAACGACAATATTGAAAAGTTAAATATAAAGCACATATCCATTTTATGCTTTGCGGATTGTATTTTTACCAAGGGAAAGTTTTTAAAGTGGAATTAtatctttgcaaaaattgaaaaggagtGTTACGTGCTGGATAATAACTACCTGAGCATTTTGTTCTACGCACTGAAGGACAAACTGGTGCAGCGGAAGaggatttacaaaattatttacaaccATATTTTGAATGATGTAAGTAATACTTCATTGGAAAATATATCCCTGGTGACATAcccctttttgaaatatGGTATCTTGGAAGAAGCGCACAGTAGGTGGGGACGCAACGGCAGTAAGAACCTTccgcaaaaggggaacgaGAAGAAGAATGTCTACgacaaaggggaagaagtagcCACCTGTGCAGAGAAGGGTGCTCAAAATTTGGAAGTAAATTTAAGCCATTCTTTTCACCTATTTAACGATTTCCTGTACGGCAAGGTGAAATACAATATAACTAACTTTAGCCTATTTCAAGTGtacttaatttttaaagggTTGTACGAATCCAAGTTTACAAATGATAAAGTAgagcagttaaaaaaagagatcaCGAAACGGATATGTAGAGACGTGCATGCCATGCCGGCGTATTTATTAACGTACTGTATGAAAATTGTTACGGACAACATCTTACGGGATAGCGAATTAATAACTTCGTTGAAGAACGTCAGTTTGGTGTACCTGCATATCTATAAGAAGATTTACCTGGGCGACAGGGACTATACGATCAACGAAGGTCCCACGCTGATAGAGGATTACTACAGTAGTGTGCGGGACGATGAAGACCCGTCCAAGAGCGACATAACCTTTCTGTacaatgagaaaaaaaaggaagtgaaTTATTTATCTGAAAAGTATGTACTAGATTTGAATTTATTCAATCCCCAATTTAAGTACCTACGTGAAAAGTTTGGAATCGCAAGGgaacaaattgaaaagaCGCTTACACATTCGcagaactttttttttaattattatttgaaggaaaagcagctagccaattttttttacttttccatCATCTTAGAGGAGAATGAAGCGCCAGCGTACTTTAACGAAGTTAAGGAAGTTGTGCAGAATCGAATAGCACGCGGAGAGTTGAAGTTCAGCCCAACCAGTATTCTGCAAATATTAAGATCGATGGACCATCTGCACATGGTTCAGAAGGACAATGTCTTTTTTAGCACCATCTTGCGGCAGCTCTGCGATGAGATATACTCTCTGGACCTTTCTACCTTTTTGCAGTTCCTGTCGATATTTCATAAGAACAGAATTTCTCACTACTACTTTTTGAGGAAGGCCCGGTACATAGTCAGCATGAACAG gTATGAATTTAGTAGGAATTCGCTGTTGAACGTTAGGAGCATGATTTTCGAATTAAGCAAGTTgctgtaa
- a CDS encoding hypothetical protein (putative) → MGLSVLGSLIKIKLIIYCFKRLLLFNKYKHIQLEKNDKKKRKRLEQGDGGDEFGSYASLGGERSSLIDSPLSKTGIQESVELSKFLKDSIDDTEKKDFCGGNEMMQLEYIDKATKEMEAFYAKLCDGEFDAVTPEEKNYVSICDDFYYNTTDEDKGYVTICDGDGELTELEEHFKDICDGYFDGLLYKGAKFVARKIAGDDDYVSSDEEDDEDSSDDDENDPFSSSKSSMSGSAAKLPQAFGSQANMAAWAGGKGPRMPGMVPGMIGPRWRAPIPGSMPNLIPVRGSMPNLAPIPGSMPNLVPIPGSMPNLVPVRGSMPNLVPIPGSMPNLVPMPGSMPNLVPMPGSMPNLVPMPGSMTNLAKTNAGNDKGKGKKSDSNPNLTKLNNTAPNLAPIPGSMPNLVPIPGSMPNLVPMPGSMPNLVPVPGSMPNLAMMPGVVRMGMPQPMTPFMNLAPGMRPFMPMVPMVPMVGSTMNLAQRPRGPFMPVGQMAMPANVKQTQEQKGKNEKQKEQKNAQEKSKSEKKKDDKQHNESKKDKKHKTIAGELKSTEFKEENIFGDEDEDIDIKEFEDDDDDESDYDDESKEKDIPVKLETPSPAKAKKVTEPSPKAIPAKAGTPSKASLASAAQSSPAKVTTPSSTTTAKVTTPSSTTTAKVTTTSSAATAKVTTTSSAATAKVTTTKTDTTTKTTPPKAGEAKVPTTKAGTTTKTTPTSATTAKVTTTKGDTTTKTTPPSATTAKVTTTKADATTKETPPKVTTPKVTTPKVSTTKAETTTQATAPKVQEPKVGAAKSDQAKVNVAKAGGQKTVEAKGTQPTVSEPEVVEPEDNEIPQADNAANKGTALGRSRTRASVGSTNEISTSGDETPSTSSTVDTKQGSSGSNALEISKKKTPNLRRMAIENNLRRTTSSASMKSDDLGSLLSINSVSSSLNEAVNAGDDDESMDGIDEFGSRGSLASELLDDQYKSEDMLSMSIKEHIDVLNNTKYKSVVLCSDLRRAITSCFIALEDRFKTSSENVYVLKSLQELSRNADSITLFNFYHKYVTPTTKNYVSDDVDALIKQKVKMAQKTHKSRFQDTLSYIFGDPNNIFIIFGHSLWFLSFFRSFLKPPHKARNHKMRNSSVVVFNLSKYEDEDGEEQYEIDNESVKVVFKGFEKNVYAKD, encoded by the exons ATGGGTCTGTCTGTGCTTGGCTCCCTGATCAAAATTAAGTTGATCATTTATTGCTTTAAGAGACTCCTACTGTTTAACAAGTACAAACACATTCagctagaaaaaaatgacaagaaaaagagaaaaagattAGAACAAGGAGATGGAGGGGATGAATTTGGAAGTTATGCTTCCTTGGGAGGAGaacgc TCTAGTTTAATTGATTCTCCATTGAGTAAAACTGGTATACAAGAATCCGTCGAATtatccaaatttttaaaggaCAGCATAGAtgatacagaaaaaaaagatttttgtGGAGGCAATGAAATGATGCAGTTAGAGTACATAGATAAAGCAACCAAGGAGATGGAGGCCTTCTATGCTAAGTTATGTGATGGAGAGTTTGACGCTGTTACCccggaagaaaaaaactacgTCAGTATTTGTGatgatttttattataatactACTGATGAAGATAAGGGTTATGTAACAATTTGTGATGGAGATGGTGAGCTAACCGAGTTAGAAGAACACTTTAAAGATATTTGTGATGGATACTTCGATGGTTTACTATACAAAGGAGCTAAGTTCGTGGCTCGTAAAATTGCAGGAGATGATGATTATGTCTCATCCGATGAAGAAGATGATGAAGACTCATCAGATGATGACGAGAATGATCCATTTAGTTCTTCCAAATCAAGCATGTCAGGTTCTGCAGCCAAATTGCCACAAGCATTTGGTTCTCAAGCCAATATGGCTGCTTGGGCAGGTGGAAAAGGACCCAGAATGCCAGGTATGGTGCCTGGTATGATTGGCCCACGATGGAGAGCCCCAATACCAGGCTCTATGCCGAATCTAATCCCAGTGCGCGGTTCTATGCCAAACCTAGCCCCAATACCAGGTTCTATGCCAAATCTAGTCCCTATCCCCGGTTCCATGCCAAATCTAGTCCCAGTGCGCGGTTCTATGCCAAATCTAGTCCCTATTCCCGGTTCTATGCCAAATCTAGTCCCTATGCCCGGTTCTATGCCAAATCTAGTCCCTATGCCCGGTTCTATGCCAAATCTAGTCCCTATGCCCGGTTCTATGACAAATCTAGCCAAAACAAACGCCGGCAACGACAAAGGTAAAGGCAAAAAATCTGATTCAAACCCAAATCTAACCAAATTGAACAACACCGCCCCCAATCTAGCTCCAATACCGGGCTCTATGCCGAATCTAGTCCCAATACCAGGATCTATGCCGAATCTAGTCCCAATGCCAGGCTCTATGCCGAATCTAGTCCCAGTACCAGGCTCTATGCCGAATCTAGCCATGATGCCAGGTGTTGTAAGAATGGGCATGCCACAACCGATGACTCCTTTCATGAATCTAGCGCCAGGTATGCGTCCCTTCATGCCAATGGTCCCAATGGTCCCAATGGTAGGATCAACCATGAACCTGGCTCAAAGGCCAAGAGGTCCCTTCATGCCAGTAGGACAAATGGCAATGCCGGCTAATGTGAAACAAACCCAGGaacaaaaaggtaaaaatgaaaaacaaaaagaacaaaaaaacgcgcaagaaaaatccaaaagcgaaaagaaaaaagatgatAAACAGCACaatgaaagtaaaaaagacaaaaaacaCAAAACCATAGCGGGCGAATTGAAATCTACAGAGtttaaagaggaaaatatttttggcgATGAGGATGAAGACATCGATATAAAGGAATTCgaagatgatgatgatgatgaaagTGATTATGATGATGAATCCAAAGAGAAAGATATCCCAGTTAAGCTGGAAACACCAAGTCCTgcgaaagcgaaaaaggtCACGGAACCGTCCCCCAAAGCGATACCTGCTAAAGCCGGCACCCCCAGCAAGGCCTCACTTGCATCTGCAGCTCAATCGAGTCCAGCAAAAGTGACTACTCCATCCAGCACAACCACAGCAAAAGTGACTACTCCATCCAGCACAACCACAGCAAAAGTGACTACTACATCCAGCGCAGCCACAGCAAAAGTGACTACTACATCCAGCGCAGCCACAGCAAAAGTGACTACAACTAAAACAGATACTACAACCAAGACGACTCCACCCAAAGCGGGTGAAGCAAAGGTGCCTACAACTAAAGCAGGTACTACAACCAAGACGACTCCAACCAGCGCAACCACAGCAAAGGTGACTACAACTAAAGGAGATACCACAACCAAGACGACTCCACCCAGCGCAACCACAGCAAAGGTGACTACAACTAAAGCAGATGCTACAACCAAGGAGACTCCACCCAAAGTAACCACACCCAAAGTAACCACACCAAAAGTGTCTACAACTAAAGCAGAAACTACAACCCAGGCGACTGCACCCAAAGTACAAGAACCCAAAGTTGGCGCAGCAAAAAGTGACCAAGCAAAAGTTAACGTAGCCAAAGCAGGGGGACAAAAAACTGTCGAAGCAAAAGGCACCCAACCAACAGTCTCCGAACCCGAAGTTGTCGAACCTGAAGATAACGAAATTCCACAAGCTGATAATGCTGCGAATAAAGGTACCGCACTCGGAAGATCTCGCACAAGAGCATCCGTCGGTTCTACCAATGAAATATCGACATCAGGAGATGAAACACCAAGCACCTCTAGCACAGTAGACACCAAACAAGGAAGTAGCGGAAGCAATGCCCTAGAAatttcgaagaaaaaaacaccgAACTTAAGACGTATGGCCATTGAAAATAATCTCCGACGTACCACCAGTAGCGCCAGTATGAAAAGTGATGATTTGGGTAGTTTACTAAGTATAAATAGTGTTAGCAGTTCACTTAATGAAGCAGTTAACGCAGGCGATGATGATGAAAGCATGGACGGCATAGATGAATTCGGAAGTAGAGGTAGTTTAGCATCCGAATTGCTTGATGACCAATACAAATCAGAAGATATGCTTAGTATGAGTATAAAAGAACATATCGATGTACTTAATAACACGAAATATAAAAGTGTTGTGTTGTGTTCAGATTTAAGAAGAGCCATTACAAGTTGTTTCATTGCTCTGGAGGATCGATTCAAAACATCTAGCGAAAATGTGTATGTGCTGAAATCACTACAGGAACTTAGTAGAAATGCAGATTCAATTACTTTGTTCAATTTCTACCATAAGTATGTTACCCCCACGACTAAGAATTACGTCAGTGATGATGTTGATGCTTTGATTAAACAGAAAGTTAAAATGGCccaaaaaacacacaaaagtAGATTCCAGGATACCCTCTCGTATATTTTTGGTGATCCAAACAATatctttatcatttttggtCACAGTTTATGGTTTTTAAGTTTCTTTAGAAGCTTCTTAAAACCACCACACAAGGCAAGAAAtcacaaaatgagaaattcTAGTGTTGTTGTATTTAACCTCAGCAAATATGAAGATGAGGACGGAGAGGAACAATATGAAATTGACAATGAGAGTGTTAAGGTTGTTTTCAAGGGTTTCGAGAAAAACGTCTACGCTAAGGATTAA
- a CDS encoding hypothetical protein (putative): protein MKSLFIAAFFLLTLFITNIVYEYIHTFNSRKLKHRKGVNNNKNLVEFFLHVQILRDIIVTSINNFLIKVNLILHCVARFLFFSKNRYIPTGSQDEQIVGADNHYVDADNHYVDADNEGDYNKRQNVQVKTIYFIRHSESVWNNVFNRRLTTKTLLNLFLVLFHEIFFFFRIIQSIELSNFLQQEKSATKNGDKLCVVPISPLDREDEQTQVDENEDIEMADMNEQMGDNTNGDDGKEEDSNDNASPNQNNNGSANYENKNIGEEGLVVDYVHAGDGRTGNNTGQILRKRRGGQDADANANANTNRSTFQDGDAFTNHESMMHPSDTHVDNNHLNNQQDHQNDLQVNRNNYHEKYNHREIINQSLKDHIDILNHSVKYPSAILCSDLRRAISSCFIALYNRINKNNEQIQVLNSLQEISRNPDCVSLFDFHDNKYISTDIEKFVHKDVEKICKKNIRIKRNFVSNKFFDTLSYIFNNDMNIFIIFGHSLWFRLFFNYFLKQPHKAKTHKIQNSGVVVFNMIKYYQDNKVNYEIEKNSVRVLYKGFLEKEHNEVD, encoded by the exons ATGAAGAGTCTCTTTATCGCCGCTTTCTTCCTGCTGACACTTTTTATCACAAACATTGTGTATGAATACATTCATACATTTAACTCGCGAAAATTGAAGCACAGAAAAGGTGTAAATAACAACAAGAATCTtgtggagttttttttgcacgttCAAATTTTGAGGGACATAATCGTAACGTcgataaataatttcttaatAAAAGTGAATCTGATCCTTCACTGCGTGGCAagatttctcttttttagcAAAAACAGATACATCCCAACAGGCAGCCAAGATGAGCAAATTGTAGGTGCGGACAACCATTACGTCGATGCGGACAACCATTATGTCGATGCGGACAACGAAGGAGATTACAACAAAAGGCAAAATGTTCAAGTGAAGACAATTTACTTCATAAGGCATAGCGAATCCGTGTGGAATAACGTTTTTAACAGAAGACTCACAACAAAAACgcttttaaatttgttcctAGTCCTCTTCCacgaaattttcttcttcttta GAATTATTCAGTCCATTGAATTATCAAACTTTTTGCAGCAAGAAAAAAGTGCAacgaaaaatggagataaaCTTTGCGTAGTTCCGATAAGCCCATTGGATAGGGAGGACGAGCAGACGCAGGTTgacgaaaatgaagacatcGAAATGGCAGACATGAATGAGCAAATGGGGGACAACACAAATGGTGATGAtgggaaggaggaggactCTAATGACAATGCCTCTCCAAACCAGAACAATAACGGCAGTGCGAACTATGAAAATAAGAACATTGGAGAAGAGGGCCTTGTCGTCGATTATGTACATGCAGGAGATGGAAGGACAGGAAATAATACGGGGCAAATTCTAAGGAAGAGAAGGGGTGGTCAAGATGCAGACGCAAACGCAAACGCAAACACAAACAGAAGCACATTCCAAGATGGAGATGCATTTACTAATCACGAATCGATGATGCACCCAAGTGACACCCACGTGGATAATAATCATCTTAATAACCAGCAGGACCATCAAAATGACCTCCAAGTGAACAGGAACAATTACCACGAAAAGTACAACCATAGGGAAATCATAAACCAAAGTCTCAAGGATCATATTGACATCCTTAACCACAGTGTAAAGTATCCAAGTGCCATTTTGTGCTCAGATTTAAGAAGGGCAATATCAAGCTGCTTTATAGCCCTGTACAAcaggataaataaaaataacgaacAAATCCAAGTACTAAATTCACTACAAGAAATCAGCAGAAATCCTGACTGCGTTTCGCTTTTCGATTTTCACgacaataaatatatcagCACagatattgaaaaatttgtgcacaaagatgtagaaaaaatttgcaaaaaaaatatacgaattaaaagaaattttgtaagtaacaaattttttgataCCCTctcgtacatttttaataatgacatgaatatatttatcatatttgGCCACAGCCTGTGGttccgcctttttttcaattactTCCTGAAGCAGCCTCACAAGGCTAAAACGCACAAAATACAGAACTCGGGGGTCGTTGTTTTTAATATGATTAAGTATTACCAGGATAACAAAGTCAATTACGAAATTGAGAAGAACAGCGTACGCGTGCTCTATAAGGGATTTCTCGAGAAGGAGCACAACGAGGTTGACTAG